Part of the Desulfobulbaceae bacterium genome, ACCACACAACAGGGATGATTATCCCAAAGTTCACCGGACAAAAACTGCATTTTGGTTATTCCTGCCGCAACTGATTTGCTGCCAATCGGTTCTGCAACCATAAAGCCCCCCACATCCGGACTGGCGCTGAGAAATTTTGGCATGTTAACCGGAGCAACGACCTCAAGGTTAACATCAACATCACCGCCTTTCTCAAGACTTGCTTTAAGGCCTATTTTTTCAAAAAACATATGGGCAAGCATGTGGTGGACGGACATTTTATGTGGGACCAGAAACGATTTATTCCTGAAATAATTGGCAAAGGGCGGGGCGTAGCTGCCCGTGATGTTGCGGACAAAACTGCTGCCGTTTTTATGCGCTAAAAGGGTCAGCTTTAGCGGGATCCCATGATAAAAAAGATCCTGGGCAATTGGGGCGAGAACAAAAGCCGCGTCAACGCTGCCCTTTTCAAGGGCCTGTTCTACAGGGTTCCACCCATTGAGGCATTGGGTTTCGAGCTCAAAATGTTTCGGTGTAAACTCGCCTTTGTCAATTTTATCTTTTAAAACACCCAAAATGAGGTGGTCCGTAATCTGAATATGGGCGACCCGGAGCTTTACCTTACCCGAACTGCCAATAACTGGGCCAACCGGACTTTTCGGGATTTCTGCCCCTTCGGGGTTAAACAGTTCATCAACCTTTGCTTTAAAGTCATCTGCGGTAAATGGTTTTGGGATAAAGGCACTTACCCCAGCTTGCTGTGCTTTGTTGGCCTGGGACCGATCAGCTTGAGCTGTGGCCATAATAAATGG contains:
- a CDS encoding ABC transporter substrate-binding protein, whose translation is MSDYNPKQMKILLVEDQATMRKIEIKIFKELGFETIIEAEDGAIAIDLLQDIDDIDLIVSDWNMPNKGGYDLLVWVRAYKKYKDVPFIMATAQADRSQANKAQQAGVSAFIPKPFTADDFKAKVDELFNPEGAEIPKSPVGPVIGSSGKVKLRVAHIQITDHLILGVLKDKIDKGEFTPKHFELETQCLNGWNPVEQALEKGSVDAAFVLAPIAQDLFYHGIPLKLTLLAHKNGSSFVRNITGSYAPPFANYFRNKSFLVPHKMSVHHMLAHMFFEKIGLKASLEKGGDVDVNLEVVAPVNMPKFLSASPDVGGFMVAEPIGSKSVAAGITKMQFLSGELWDNHPCCVVAVRDDFSTKHTDAVYEFTQMLVESGNYIAKFPEESAQIAVNFLDPEGQLGFATPVLTKVLTTPQGITTHDLFPIIQDFETMQRYMHDTMGIGQLVDLEKFIDSRYAEAACQNTDVTVAHLKNQPEEIDALLLRNAVLSRFRLHVEDNYLMVYNS